TGGCCTCCACTGACTTAACAGGGGAAAAGAAACCTGGTCCATTATTTACTTTGCAACACAGAGCATCACTTAGATCGAGACACAAACCAAATTTGTTGTCCATTGTTTACTTTGAACGCTTAGCATTCCACCATTTACCATGATCAAGAAGCCAAAATATATTGGGGTTAGATTCTTAGCTCATAAAAGTAAAAAGGGCAGAAAAACATAGAATCATTCCATTCAGCTTTAATATTTCCCAGATTTTGCTACAAAGTGCACCCATATACACATACGCACCTAACAACGAATACCATCAATCGACAAAATTTAGGTCACAGAAGCTATCAAAATCGAAGCTTTCATTCGCAAGGAGCAAGCTTTCGTATCAAAGGAGGGTAATCAGTATAAAGAGAAGGAGAGCAGCGATGAAGGAGTACTTGAGAGCGGCGAGTAGGATGGCGATGGAGATGAAGAAGAGCTGCCCCAACACCTGAACGCTCGCCCACGTGACGAGGCCCGTCAATCCTATGGCCACCATGTTCTCGGGATCCGGATAGAGCAAGTCTCGCCACCGGAGATTGAACGCCGGCCGTCGGTCCCTCTTCAGGTCTGCTCCGCCCTCGCCGGTTTCCCTCCCCACGGCGTCGTCTCTTTTGAGCCCATTGCCCTCCGCAAACACCGCGAATCCCCTTCGAGATCTAGGGTTCTGAAGAGGGCTTGTGCGGAGAATGTGATGGAACGATCTGGGATGCTTCTTCCAAAGGGTAGGGAGCTGCTTCGGAATCGGAAGGACTTGGGAGAGGGGCATGGAAGCCATACTCCCCAACGATAACGGATCCAAAAGGGGTGTGGTACAGTGGCAGGGAAACCAGACTGGATTTTATTTCTACCAAAGCTCTCGCAATGGTGACTCTTATATTAAAACGCTACACAAGAcgatctaataaatttttaatacggGTACTCTGTATTCcggcttttctttcttcttttttctcccttTGTATCTCCTtcccctattttttttaataaattatatttataatttttaatttaaattaaatttttttaaataatctttAAACTATAAAATCTTAAACTTAAGTTCTCCAACTATCTAAACCACTTTAATATTACCTTTGAGATAGATTCCGAACGTTTTATCTCACAAAAAATCTGATGTAGTAAAATTCTATGCTGACGTGACAAAAtttgatattaaaataataaaaaataatatattattattattattattttcgttCTTCTTCTCTCTGCCCCACCCCAATGCACCTTTGCTCGCTTCGATACCGATGGGTTGTGCATTGGCGCCCTCCGACCCCGCCTCACCCCATCTCCTGATTGGCCACCCCTCGCCCTCCATTGCTGCCCCTTCTTTCTCCTCCCTCGCCTCCTGCCAAACCGCCTTCATGTCGTCGCCAACATCCCCAATCAGTAGAGACCCCTCGATCCTCGCCCCCTCAGCCGCGTGCCTCCTTTCCTTGCCCCATGCCACCCATCCCTGCTTTCCTCGCCATCACCTCTCGTCGGTCTATGTTGTCACCCTTCTCCCCATCGTCACTGGCGTCGGCCATCTCCTCTGATCTCTCTCAGATGCTTTCGTTCCAcagatctctaaaaataaaaaaaataaaaaaaatatccaatACAAAACCCCAGCGATCGTCTAAGCTTCCTTGTTCCgttgctccaagcctcccaccttgTTGAGCCGGTGGGGTGGGGCGGCCGGAGGGGTCGATCGAAAGGAGGGAGAAGACTCCTTACaagaatttttttcattcttttttttggatGCTTTGCGATTCGTGCGAGgacaaaaaaaagaataaaaaataaaaataataataaaatattattttttaccaTGTCTACATCAGATTTTGTCCATATTAGCATCGAATTTCGCCACATTAGATTTTCGGTAAGAGAAAATGACCGTAATCTATCCGAAGGCAATATTAAAGGGGCTCAGATAGTTGGAGGACCTAAGTTTAGAATTTTATAATTTAGAGACTACTTAAAAAAATTTGACTTAGTTTGAAAACTATAAATataatgtatttatttatttttttaataaaatgctGTGCCTTTTTAACTATAACAATTATGCTCCTCTAAAATAGAAAGTTTGCACTAACCTATTTCTAATTGTACTTCTAAGTATGAATCCACCAATAAGACATTACATTTGACTTAACAAATATCAGTGAATGCACTTCCTTAATTTATGATACAGGTTAATAATCTCATCGCAATCATCACCTGATAAAATTTGCAAAAGAAAGtgtaataaaaaaagagaaaaaaaagagagagatgaggtgagctatatatatatatatatatatatatatatatatatatatatatatatatatatatatatatatatatatatatatatatatatatagatatatagatatatagatagagagagagagagagagagagaagaggctctTATGTTTGATCAATATCCATCAATAAAATTAAGATTTGACTATCCCTTTGCACACCAAGCAATAAGAAATAATTGATAAGCATTTTCATAAGAACTATAACTTTTCTTCCATgacaattcaaaaataaaatcaattttgACTTTTAATGTCCTTTAGCTTGCTGATAATGAACTTGCTAAAGTTGTAGATCaaacttcttgattataatccatCAAAGAAATTCGGATTCTACATATAATAGGGTCCAGATAAAATGCTGTTTTCTTATACAATTATAGCTGTGAAGCCATTTATCAGATAACTCATTATATGGACTTCTCACATGCTATTCACAATCTATAATTTTCATTGCATTATAAGGAGAAAAACATATAGTACTCTTTAAACTACTTATCATAGAGATGGAATAATCAAGCTATTAAAACCTACCCAcatcccaattttttttcttttagaagaATCAATAGGTGACTTCTAATGCAATTCGAGGAGGAGAGGAGGATAACCAAGCACCAACCTTGAACAGGAACATTAAGGACCTAGTGCGCCTAAATATTCTTACGATATCTAATTCCactcaatcaaaaattataaaagtgTATTCTCTTTGATCTTGAACTTTGGCATAATCTCATCCACTAAGCTCATGGTTGCTACCATATGGGCATCGGAGCAGAAGAGGTCGATATGGGTGGAGTGAGGAAGCATAGTTAAGTGATGGTGGATGGTAGCTGAAAAGGGATGGGATGGTCGAACTTGATAGATTTCAAGGAATGAGGAGAGAGTTGACTAAACATGACAAGTGGAATGAAATGGAAAAGAGACCCTCCtccttaattttaaataattttaaagatgAAAAGACTGATCTATGAGCATTAATTTTTTTCGAAATctaatatgtacatacatacactaAAATAGAGGCTCTGCttcaatattattaataatatttttatttaatattatattacataaAAGCTTTCTAATACattgataataattttattagcttattaaatcatattaaataaaaaatttttaacaagTATCACTAAACAAATAACCATATTTGCTTAACGAATACCGatattagtaaaaaaaatatatttttcattagtTCCATGCACTTCTCATATCTTGTACAATTCATTATAttgtattaatattttattaatttttattatattttttgatcatatttatatttaaaagtgAAAGTACAACTACTAATAATCTTGCTATATTGTATTTAAATATCCTTTAtatacaatatttttttatttcttatttatatACATGTTGTAtcatatcttattattttataattatcttACTATATCAATGACTATACATATGCAATTGAAATTTTATATACTGATagcatattataatattaatatcaaaaaattattttaaaaaataatttgcctttgtgtctattatattatattatattttagttaTCCATTCTAATATATAtgtctattttatattatatttcaagaatagttagaaaaaggagaaaaaattacATGGCAAGTATTGCATGGGTTATAAGATAATTTATACTAAAATAGAGGCTTTGGTAGAGCATAGCTCTTCATTTGCCATATAGCTACTAATATTATGATGGGATTTAAATACTTCTCGCATTTCAATGTTAttgttaataaaataaaattcatatactaattaaatgAATATTTTATTTAAAGCAATATTTATATTAGTTGCATATTattaaataatgatttttatcaCTTACAATATGGATACTAATATTACTGATAGGATTCAAATATATTTCTAATATTCCGCATCATCACGCCTCACCAGATCTCCTTCTCCCTCGTCCACCGTAAGAAGGCCTGCACCTCGTCGGAGGTCCGCCGCAAGGTCCCCATCGACGAGTCCTTCGATTTTTCCACCATCGCATGCGTGGGACGTTGCTGCGAGGAGGGCGGCGACGTCAGAGCGGTGGCGGTGTGCGAGGAGTGCGAGAGAGCGAAGGAGGAGAGACGGCCGTGGAAGGTAATTACgtccaaaaattttattacaaGATTACCAAAATggtggtaatctggatagccatccctcctcttggtaatccagattatctcATGGAAGGTAATCTGGATTGCCAAGGTAATTTGGATTACCAATCCAAAAAGTATATCAAACATGGTAATTCAGATAATCATATTAAATTCTcagtaatctggatagattgccaactaccaaatgcaacctaacaATTATGCTCCTCCAAAATAGAAAGTTTGCACCAACCTGTTTCTAATTGTACTCCTAAGTATGAATCTACCAATAATACATTACATTTGACTTAACAAATATCAATGCATGAGCTTCGTTAATTTATGATACAGGATGATAATCTCATCGCAATCATCACCTGATAAAATTTGCAAAAGAAAGTGTAATAAAAAAGAGAACAAAAGAGAGAGATGGAGTGAGCCAttatgtgtgtgtgagagagaagaGGCTCCTATGTTTGATCAATATCCATCAataaaattaagaattgactCTCTCTGTGCACACCTAGCAATAAGAAATAATTGACAAGCATTTTCATAAGACCTATAACTTTTCTTCCATGACAATTCAaaaataagatcaattttgactTTTAATGTTCTCTAGCATGCTGATAATGAACCTGCTAAAGTTGTAGATCAACCTTGTTGATTATAATCCATCAAAGAAATTCAGATTCTATATATAATAGGGTCAAGATAAAATGTTGTTTTCTTATACAATTATAGCTATGAAGCCATTTATCAGATAACTCATAATTCTTTCTATTATATGGGCTTCTCACATGCCATTCACAATCTATGATTTTCATTGCATTATAAGGAGAAAAACATGTAGTACTCTTTAAACTACTTATCATAGAGATGGAATAATCAAGATATTAAAACCTACCCACATCCCAAATTCTTTTGTTTTAGAAGAATCAATAGGCGACTTCTAATGCAATTCAAGGGGGAGAGGAGGATAACCAAGCACCAACCTTGAACAAGAACATTAAGGACCTAGTGGGCCTAAACATTCTTAGGATATCTAATTCTACTCAATCCAAAACTGCAAAAGTGTGTTCTCCTTGATCTCGAACTCCGACATAATCTCATCCACTAAGCTCATGGTTGCCACCATGTGGGCATCAGAGTAGAAGAGGTCGAGATGGGTGGAGTGAGGGAGTGTAGCCAAGTGATGGTGGATGGTAGCCTAAAAAGGATAGGATGGTCGAACTTGATAGATTTCAAGGAATGAAAAGAGAGTTGAGTAAACAATGACAAGTGAGAATGAAATGGAAAAGAAACTCTCctctttaattttaaataattttagagatgaGATGACTGACCTATGAGCACTAATTTTTTTCGAAATCTAATATGTACATACATTCACTGAAATGGAGGCTCtgctttaatattattaataatatttttatttaatattatattacataaaaagcttattaatatattgataataaatttattagcttattaaatcatattaaataAAGAACTTTTAACAAGTATCACTAAATAAATAACCATATTTGCTTAACGAATGCGGatattagtaaaaaaattattttctattagtTCCATGCACTGCTCATATCTTGTACAATTCATTATATTgcactaatattttattaatttttattatattttttgatcatattttatttaaaagtGAAAGTACAACTACTAATAATCTTGCTATATtgtatttaaatatcttttatatataatatttttctaTTTCTTATTTATATACATGTCGTATcctatctttttattttataattatcttACTATATCAATGATTATACATATGCAATTGAAATTTTGTATACTGGTagcatattataatattaatatcaagaaattattttagaaaataattggcctttatgtctattatattatattatattttagttaTTCATTCTAATATATAtgtctattttatattatatttcaagaatagttggaaaaaggagaaaaaattacATGGCAAGTATCGCATGGGTTATAAGATAATTTATACTAAAATAGAGGCTTTGGTAGAGCATAGCTCTTCATTTGCCATATAGCTGCTAATATTATGATGGGATTTAAATACTTCTCGCATTCAATGTTATTGTTAATAAAATGAAATCCATATACTAATTAAATGAATATTTTATTTAAAGTAATATTTCTATTAGTTgcatattataaaataatgatttttatcACTTACAATGTGGATGCTAATATTACTAACAGGATTCAAATGTCCTTCTAATATTTTGCATCATCATTAATaaggtaaaaattatatattattaaaatcaAAGAGAGAAGGGAGTTGATACTGAAAATATAAACAAACAATTGTAGGTGATAGAATGATTTTTTAAGtttattatcaaaatattataacaGTTACAAAAAAATCTACATAACAGTTCAAATAAGCACATCTaacatttataatttattataaaatagacaaggaaatctaatatcatatataATAATTACATGTTTGTAATTTATTTTTAACTCAAATTTAAGCTTATTGAGATATCTGTGGTCTTAGTATAATTCATATTTTACCCTAGTTTATTTCATAAAACTTCAACTAAtagttattataatatcataatagtaTTATAatgattttaataaatttatataatattttcaaTACAATTTATTATAATGCTATGTGCCCAAGCGTCATGGGTGGTAGAATGGTGCCAATGCCCCATAGGCTATGATCCAGGAAGATGAATGAGATAAAACGGGGCAGCTCATTTTGCTTAACACGTGGCGTTATCGGAAACCAAAAAAATTATCGCGGCGGCTTGCTGAGCTCTTTAAAAATCGTCACTTTACCCGCCTTCTGCATCCTCTGTCCGCCGTCCGTCCGTTAAACAAATCCATTAAAAGAATTCTTC
Above is a genomic segment from Elaeis guineensis isolate ETL-2024a chromosome 1, EG11, whole genome shotgun sequence containing:
- the LOC105038208 gene encoding uncharacterized protein, whose translation is MASMPLSQVLPIPKQLPTLWKKHPRSFHHILRTSPLQNPRSRRGFAVFAEGNGLKRDDAVGRETGEGGADLKRDRRPAFNLRWRDLLYPDPENMVAIGLTGLVTWASVQVLGQLFFISIAILLAALKYSFIAALLLFILITLL